In Picosynechococcus sp. PCC 7002, the following are encoded in one genomic region:
- a CDS encoding DUF3119 family protein, with protein MTSASPSPQLSDQLPPTVELRPSYNIPLVLIISGIPLALWQIWVGAIASLFGLFLLFQAVILRLEFTATDLDVYRSGDRIRRFPYREWQNWRIFWTRVPILFYFKEINSIHFLPIIFDPRTLQQVLEARCPRQD; from the coding sequence ATGACTTCTGCTTCTCCGTCCCCTCAGCTCAGCGATCAACTGCCGCCAACGGTGGAATTACGGCCTAGCTATAATATTCCCCTGGTGCTGATTATTAGTGGGATTCCCCTGGCCCTCTGGCAAATTTGGGTGGGGGCGATCGCCTCGTTATTTGGCCTATTTTTACTGTTTCAAGCAGTAATCCTGCGACTAGAATTCACCGCCACGGATTTAGATGTTTATCGCAGCGGCGATCGCATTCGGCGTTTCCCCTATCGCGAATGGCAAAATTGGCGCATCTTTTGGACAAGGGTTCCCATCCTGTTTTACTTTAAAGAAATCAATAGCATTCATTTTTTACCGATTATTTTTGACCCCCGCACCCTCCAGCAGGTTCTCGAAGCGCGCTGCCCCCGCCAAGACTAA